CAGAATAGGCGGAGGGTATTTTACCATAGAACAGCTTGAATTCCCTGATGAAATGCGCCTGGTCATAGTACCCGAACTGATGTGCGATCTCCGTCCAGTGGCGCCTGGTCGCTTGCTGCTTTATATGGAGCAGCAGGCTGTTGAAACGGGCAATGCGCTGAAATTGCTTCGGCCCCATTCCGATGATTTCCTTCAACTGGCGTACCAGCGTACTTTTAGATACACCTTCATCTTTACATATTTTTTTTATGAGCCGCGGCTCCTGGCTTTGTCTCTGGATCTTTTTACGGATATCGTCAAATTGCCGGACGATGGCCGTATCTTTTTGCCGGCAAAGACATTGCAAAAGGAATTGCTCCACGATAGACCGGGTCGTTTCCAATGTCGGGCTGTCTTCCAGTTGATGTTGGAAGGCAATTGCCTTCCTGCCCAGTATATCAGACAGGTCGAATGTTTCATTCAGGCAGCTGTGCTGGCCAATGCCGAGCAACTGGTATGCGCCGCAAGGTTTGAATACGACAAAGAAAACCTGGTACTGGTCATCAATACCCACATTCCAGAACTGTGTAGCCTGACCGGCAAAAGAAACGGATGAAAACTTGCGTACCGGCTTGTCCCCGGGCTTTAAGCAGACGTTCCTGCCGTGCATCACGATTGACAGGCTCGTGCAACCAGGCGGTACCATGCCGAAAGCTGACCATTGGCCGGGCACACCCACCGACATGAATGCATACTGGTGAATAT
This genomic stretch from Chitinophaga sp. XS-30 harbors:
- a CDS encoding AraC family transcriptional regulator, yielding MHPILLLPHPALQPYIHQYAFMSVGVPGQWSAFGMVPPGCTSLSIVMHGRNVCLKPGDKPVRKFSSVSFAGQATQFWNVGIDDQYQVFFVVFKPCGAYQLLGIGQHSCLNETFDLSDILGRKAIAFQHQLEDSPTLETTRSIVEQFLLQCLCRQKDTAIVRQFDDIRKKIQRQSQEPRLIKKICKDEGVSKSTLVRQLKEIIGMGPKQFQRIARFNSLLLHIKQQATRRHWTEIAHQFGYYDQAHFIREFKLFYGKIPSAYSAGDELLTNIAQ